A portion of the Phycodurus eques isolate BA_2022a chromosome 3, UOR_Pequ_1.1, whole genome shotgun sequence genome contains these proteins:
- the LOC133399628 gene encoding centriolin-like isoform X4, with protein MTELMSLKSRDADGRLDDVLSRIAMETQEIQELEQQLTDGQILANELLQKDLEGILDGLPEYLRGLRLKASDLQAENEGHQRHPEDAQSRRRQLDDSARAQRARLTFGDVRPQKTAARQEAPAAPKTEARALKRQKAGPEAELRKSREELNQQFRPRKPGAAASCCYRAMPITQRSSPTSSAARTQEKMVGPQDRPEDRRAGSVATGRTSRGKDASCPSGGAARAHVDPLRHDKNNTKKKPQQGNQQLHRTNRFACERDARARDDLTTVCARVLRVCGEARCVERTLDKRRAELREADRRLTDARARFRTEQAASRRSATCLKQIALRLRVLRDEEAELSRRMRAEHQRLREVKAELKDREAESQALCTTIHMATHKLSELTSACQEARACLDWTLTQVALKTTSKDSSSTRKSTKTHKVNGNATTHAHTHTHTQLFTNTFEEDSTKA; from the exons ATGACCGAGCTC ATGAGCTTGAAGTCGAGAGATGCGGACGGTCGCCTTGACGACGTCCTGTCCCGCATCGCCATGGAGACACAAGAGATCCAAGAGCTGGAGCAGCAGCTGACAGACG GGCAGATTTTGGCCAACGAGCTTCTGCAGAAGGACCTGGAGGGAATCCTCGATGGACTTCCGGAATATCTCCGAGGACTTCGACTCAAG GCCAGTGACCTGCAGGCTGAGAATGAAGGACATCAGCGCCACCCGGAGGACGCTCAGAGTCGCCGCAGGCAGCTCGACGACTCCGCCCGCGCGCAG CGAGCGCGTCTGACGTTCGGCGACGTGCGGCCGCAGAAGACGGCCGCCCGGCAGGAGGCGCCGGCGGCGCCGAAGACAGAGGCTCGGGCTCTGAAAAGGCAGAAGGCGGGGCCGGAGGCGGAGCTGAGGAAGTCGAGGGAGGAGCTAAACCAACAGTTCAGACCGCGGAAACCCGGCGctgctgcttcctgttgttATCGCGCGATGCCAATAACGCAGCGAAGCAGCCCCACAAGCAGCGCAGCCCGAACCCAGGAGAAAATGGTCGGACCGCAGGACCGGCCGGAAGACCGGAGAGCAGGAAGCGTCGCGACTGGGAGGACGTCCAGAGGAAAAGACGCTTCTTGTCCGTCGGGGGGCGCCGCACGCGCTCACGTGGACCCGTTGCGACACGACAAAAACAACACGAAGAAGAAACCGCAACAGGGAAACCAACAGCTACACCGCACGAACAG GTTTGCGTGTGAGAGAGATGCGCGCGCACGTGATGACTTGACAAcagtgtgcgcgcgtgtgctgCGCGTATGCGGCGAGGCGCGTTGCGTGGAGCGAACGCTGGACAAGAGACGAGCCGAACTTCGCGAGGCCGACAGACGACTGACGGACGCGCGGGCGCGTTTCCGCACCGAGCag GCGGCGTCCCGGCGCAGCGCCACCTGCCTGAAGCAGATCGCACTGCGCCTCAG AGTTCTTCGCGATGAGGAGGCGGAGCTTAGCAGGAGGATGAGGGCGGAGCATCAGCGTCTGAGAGAAGTGAAGGCGGAGCTAAAGGATCGAGAGGCGGAGTCCCAAGCGCTTTGCACGACAATACACATGGCCACGCACAA ACTATCTGAGCTCACGTCCGCGTGTCAGGAGGCTCGTGCATGTTTGGATTGGACCCTCACTCag gTGGCGCTAAAAACCACATCCAAAGATTCATCATCAACTCGcaaatcaacaaaaacacacaaggtcaATGGCAACGcaacaacacacgcacacacacacacacacacacagttatttACTAACACTTTTGAAGAAGATTCTACAAAAGCATGA
- the LOC133399628 gene encoding centriolin-like isoform X1, with protein sequence MTELMSLKSRDADGRLDDVLSRIAMETQEIQELEQQLTDGQILANELLQKDLEGILDGLPEYLRGLRLKASDLQAENEGHQRHPEDAQSRRRQLDDSARAQRARLTFGDVRPQKTAARQEAPAAPKTEARALKRQKAGPEAELRKSREELNQQFRPRKPGAAASCCYRAMPITQRSSPTSSAARTQEKMVGPQDRPEDRRAGSVATGRTSRGKDASCPSGGAARAHVDPLRHDKNNTKKKPQQGNQQLHRTNRFACERDARARDDLTTVCARVLRVCGEARCVERTLDKRRAELREADRRLTDARARFRTEQVRARTHGPRHKAGSKSAFVFQAASRRSATCLKQIALRLRVLRDEEAELSRRMRAEHQRLREVKAELKDREAESQALCTTIHMATHKLSELTSACQEARACLDWTLTQVALKTTSKDSSSTRKSTKTHKVNGNATTHAHTHTHTQLFTNTFEEDSTKA encoded by the exons ATGACCGAGCTC ATGAGCTTGAAGTCGAGAGATGCGGACGGTCGCCTTGACGACGTCCTGTCCCGCATCGCCATGGAGACACAAGAGATCCAAGAGCTGGAGCAGCAGCTGACAGACG GGCAGATTTTGGCCAACGAGCTTCTGCAGAAGGACCTGGAGGGAATCCTCGATGGACTTCCGGAATATCTCCGAGGACTTCGACTCAAG GCCAGTGACCTGCAGGCTGAGAATGAAGGACATCAGCGCCACCCGGAGGACGCTCAGAGTCGCCGCAGGCAGCTCGACGACTCCGCCCGCGCGCAG CGAGCGCGTCTGACGTTCGGCGACGTGCGGCCGCAGAAGACGGCCGCCCGGCAGGAGGCGCCGGCGGCGCCGAAGACAGAGGCTCGGGCTCTGAAAAGGCAGAAGGCGGGGCCGGAGGCGGAGCTGAGGAAGTCGAGGGAGGAGCTAAACCAACAGTTCAGACCGCGGAAACCCGGCGctgctgcttcctgttgttATCGCGCGATGCCAATAACGCAGCGAAGCAGCCCCACAAGCAGCGCAGCCCGAACCCAGGAGAAAATGGTCGGACCGCAGGACCGGCCGGAAGACCGGAGAGCAGGAAGCGTCGCGACTGGGAGGACGTCCAGAGGAAAAGACGCTTCTTGTCCGTCGGGGGGCGCCGCACGCGCTCACGTGGACCCGTTGCGACACGACAAAAACAACACGAAGAAGAAACCGCAACAGGGAAACCAACAGCTACACCGCACGAACAG GTTTGCGTGTGAGAGAGATGCGCGCGCACGTGATGACTTGACAAcagtgtgcgcgcgtgtgctgCGCGTATGCGGCGAGGCGCGTTGCGTGGAGCGAACGCTGGACAAGAGACGAGCCGAACTTCGCGAGGCCGACAGACGACTGACGGACGCGCGGGCGCGTTTCCGCACCGAGCaggtgcgcgcgcgcacacacgggCCGCGGCACAAGGCGGGAAGCAAAAGTGCGTTTGTGTTCCAGGCGGCGTCCCGGCGCAGCGCCACCTGCCTGAAGCAGATCGCACTGCGCCTCAG AGTTCTTCGCGATGAGGAGGCGGAGCTTAGCAGGAGGATGAGGGCGGAGCATCAGCGTCTGAGAGAAGTGAAGGCGGAGCTAAAGGATCGAGAGGCGGAGTCCCAAGCGCTTTGCACGACAATACACATGGCCACGCACAA ACTATCTGAGCTCACGTCCGCGTGTCAGGAGGCTCGTGCATGTTTGGATTGGACCCTCACTCag gTGGCGCTAAAAACCACATCCAAAGATTCATCATCAACTCGcaaatcaacaaaaacacacaaggtcaATGGCAACGcaacaacacacgcacacacacacacacacacacagttatttACTAACACTTTTGAAGAAGATTCTACAAAAGCATGA
- the LOC133399628 gene encoding centriolin-like isoform X7: MTELMSLKSRDADGRLDDVLSRIAMETQEIQELEQQLTDGQILANELLQKDLEGILDGLPEYLRGLRLKASDLQAENEGHQRHPEDAQSRRRQLDDSARAQRARLTFGDVRPQKTAARQEAPAAPKTEARALKRQKAGPEAELRKSREELNQQFRPRKPGAAASCCYRAMPITQRSSPTSSAARTQEKMVGPQDRPEDRRAGSVATGRTSRGKDASCPSGGAARAHVDPLRHDKNNTKKKPQQGNQQLHRTNRFACERDARARDDLTTVCARVLRVCGEARCVERTLDKRRAELREADRRLTDARARFRTEQVRARTHGPRHKAGSKSAFVFQAASRRSATCLKQIALRLRVLRDEEAELSRRMRAEHQRLREVKAELKDREAESQALCTTIHMATHKLSELTSACQEARACLDWTLTQFVCV, from the exons ATGACCGAGCTC ATGAGCTTGAAGTCGAGAGATGCGGACGGTCGCCTTGACGACGTCCTGTCCCGCATCGCCATGGAGACACAAGAGATCCAAGAGCTGGAGCAGCAGCTGACAGACG GGCAGATTTTGGCCAACGAGCTTCTGCAGAAGGACCTGGAGGGAATCCTCGATGGACTTCCGGAATATCTCCGAGGACTTCGACTCAAG GCCAGTGACCTGCAGGCTGAGAATGAAGGACATCAGCGCCACCCGGAGGACGCTCAGAGTCGCCGCAGGCAGCTCGACGACTCCGCCCGCGCGCAG CGAGCGCGTCTGACGTTCGGCGACGTGCGGCCGCAGAAGACGGCCGCCCGGCAGGAGGCGCCGGCGGCGCCGAAGACAGAGGCTCGGGCTCTGAAAAGGCAGAAGGCGGGGCCGGAGGCGGAGCTGAGGAAGTCGAGGGAGGAGCTAAACCAACAGTTCAGACCGCGGAAACCCGGCGctgctgcttcctgttgttATCGCGCGATGCCAATAACGCAGCGAAGCAGCCCCACAAGCAGCGCAGCCCGAACCCAGGAGAAAATGGTCGGACCGCAGGACCGGCCGGAAGACCGGAGAGCAGGAAGCGTCGCGACTGGGAGGACGTCCAGAGGAAAAGACGCTTCTTGTCCGTCGGGGGGCGCCGCACGCGCTCACGTGGACCCGTTGCGACACGACAAAAACAACACGAAGAAGAAACCGCAACAGGGAAACCAACAGCTACACCGCACGAACAG GTTTGCGTGTGAGAGAGATGCGCGCGCACGTGATGACTTGACAAcagtgtgcgcgcgtgtgctgCGCGTATGCGGCGAGGCGCGTTGCGTGGAGCGAACGCTGGACAAGAGACGAGCCGAACTTCGCGAGGCCGACAGACGACTGACGGACGCGCGGGCGCGTTTCCGCACCGAGCaggtgcgcgcgcgcacacacgggCCGCGGCACAAGGCGGGAAGCAAAAGTGCGTTTGTGTTCCAGGCGGCGTCCCGGCGCAGCGCCACCTGCCTGAAGCAGATCGCACTGCGCCTCAG AGTTCTTCGCGATGAGGAGGCGGAGCTTAGCAGGAGGATGAGGGCGGAGCATCAGCGTCTGAGAGAAGTGAAGGCGGAGCTAAAGGATCGAGAGGCGGAGTCCCAAGCGCTTTGCACGACAATACACATGGCCACGCACAA ACTATCTGAGCTCACGTCCGCGTGTCAGGAGGCTCGTGCATGTTTGGATTGGACCCTCACTCag tttgtatgtgtgtag
- the LOC133399628 gene encoding centriolin-like isoform X3, whose protein sequence is MTELMSLKSRDADGRLDDVLSRIAMETQEIQELEQQLTDGQILANELLQKDLEGILDGLPEYLRGLRLKASDLQAENEGHQRHPEDAQSRRRQLDDSARAQRARLTFGDVRPQKTAARQEAPAAPKTEARALKRQKAGPEAELRKSREELNQQFRPRKPGAAASCCYRAMPITQRSSPTSSAARTQEKMVGPQDRPEDRRAGSVATGRTSRGKDASCPSGGAARAHVDPLRHDKNNTKKKPQQGNQQLHRTNRFACERDARARDDLTTVCARVLRVCGEARCVERTLDKRRAELREADRRLTDARARFRTEQVRARTHGPRHKAGSKSAFVFQAASRRSATCLKQIALRLRVLRDEEAELSRRMRAEHQRLREVKAELKDREAESQALCTTIHMATHKLSELTSACQEARACLDWTLTQVALKTTSKDSSSTRKSTKTHKNNTSTAPMCACAC, encoded by the exons ATGACCGAGCTC ATGAGCTTGAAGTCGAGAGATGCGGACGGTCGCCTTGACGACGTCCTGTCCCGCATCGCCATGGAGACACAAGAGATCCAAGAGCTGGAGCAGCAGCTGACAGACG GGCAGATTTTGGCCAACGAGCTTCTGCAGAAGGACCTGGAGGGAATCCTCGATGGACTTCCGGAATATCTCCGAGGACTTCGACTCAAG GCCAGTGACCTGCAGGCTGAGAATGAAGGACATCAGCGCCACCCGGAGGACGCTCAGAGTCGCCGCAGGCAGCTCGACGACTCCGCCCGCGCGCAG CGAGCGCGTCTGACGTTCGGCGACGTGCGGCCGCAGAAGACGGCCGCCCGGCAGGAGGCGCCGGCGGCGCCGAAGACAGAGGCTCGGGCTCTGAAAAGGCAGAAGGCGGGGCCGGAGGCGGAGCTGAGGAAGTCGAGGGAGGAGCTAAACCAACAGTTCAGACCGCGGAAACCCGGCGctgctgcttcctgttgttATCGCGCGATGCCAATAACGCAGCGAAGCAGCCCCACAAGCAGCGCAGCCCGAACCCAGGAGAAAATGGTCGGACCGCAGGACCGGCCGGAAGACCGGAGAGCAGGAAGCGTCGCGACTGGGAGGACGTCCAGAGGAAAAGACGCTTCTTGTCCGTCGGGGGGCGCCGCACGCGCTCACGTGGACCCGTTGCGACACGACAAAAACAACACGAAGAAGAAACCGCAACAGGGAAACCAACAGCTACACCGCACGAACAG GTTTGCGTGTGAGAGAGATGCGCGCGCACGTGATGACTTGACAAcagtgtgcgcgcgtgtgctgCGCGTATGCGGCGAGGCGCGTTGCGTGGAGCGAACGCTGGACAAGAGACGAGCCGAACTTCGCGAGGCCGACAGACGACTGACGGACGCGCGGGCGCGTTTCCGCACCGAGCaggtgcgcgcgcgcacacacgggCCGCGGCACAAGGCGGGAAGCAAAAGTGCGTTTGTGTTCCAGGCGGCGTCCCGGCGCAGCGCCACCTGCCTGAAGCAGATCGCACTGCGCCTCAG AGTTCTTCGCGATGAGGAGGCGGAGCTTAGCAGGAGGATGAGGGCGGAGCATCAGCGTCTGAGAGAAGTGAAGGCGGAGCTAAAGGATCGAGAGGCGGAGTCCCAAGCGCTTTGCACGACAATACACATGGCCACGCACAA ACTATCTGAGCTCACGTCCGCGTGTCAGGAGGCTCGTGCATGTTTGGATTGGACCCTCACTCag gTGGCGCTAAAAACCACATCCAAAGATTCATCATCAACTCGcaaatcaacaaaaacacacaag aacaacaCGTCGACAGCGCcaatgtgcgcgtgtgcgtgctgA
- the LOC133399628 gene encoding centriolin-like isoform X5 produces MTELMSLKSRDADGRLDDVLSRIAMETQEIQELEQQLTDGQILANELLQKDLEGILDGLPEYLRGLRLKASDLQAENEGHQRHPEDAQSRRRQLDDSARAQRARLTFGDVRPQKTAARQEAPAAPKTEARALKRQKAGPEAELRKSREELNQQFRPRKPGAAASCCYRAMPITQRSSPTSSAARTQEKMVGPQDRPEDRRAGSVATGRTSRGKDASCPSGGAARAHVDPLRHDKNNTKKKPQQGNQQLHRTNRFACERDARARDDLTTVCARVLRVCGEARCVERTLDKRRAELREADRRLTDARARFRTEQVRARTHGPRHKAGSKSAFVFQAASRRSATCLKQIALRLRVLRDEEAELSRRMRAEHQRLREVKAELKDREAESQALCTTIHMATHKYARAHTHAHTLIYRPFLACVCVCSCSKKEVSKGFTCPQLAKIDDIP; encoded by the exons ATGACCGAGCTC ATGAGCTTGAAGTCGAGAGATGCGGACGGTCGCCTTGACGACGTCCTGTCCCGCATCGCCATGGAGACACAAGAGATCCAAGAGCTGGAGCAGCAGCTGACAGACG GGCAGATTTTGGCCAACGAGCTTCTGCAGAAGGACCTGGAGGGAATCCTCGATGGACTTCCGGAATATCTCCGAGGACTTCGACTCAAG GCCAGTGACCTGCAGGCTGAGAATGAAGGACATCAGCGCCACCCGGAGGACGCTCAGAGTCGCCGCAGGCAGCTCGACGACTCCGCCCGCGCGCAG CGAGCGCGTCTGACGTTCGGCGACGTGCGGCCGCAGAAGACGGCCGCCCGGCAGGAGGCGCCGGCGGCGCCGAAGACAGAGGCTCGGGCTCTGAAAAGGCAGAAGGCGGGGCCGGAGGCGGAGCTGAGGAAGTCGAGGGAGGAGCTAAACCAACAGTTCAGACCGCGGAAACCCGGCGctgctgcttcctgttgttATCGCGCGATGCCAATAACGCAGCGAAGCAGCCCCACAAGCAGCGCAGCCCGAACCCAGGAGAAAATGGTCGGACCGCAGGACCGGCCGGAAGACCGGAGAGCAGGAAGCGTCGCGACTGGGAGGACGTCCAGAGGAAAAGACGCTTCTTGTCCGTCGGGGGGCGCCGCACGCGCTCACGTGGACCCGTTGCGACACGACAAAAACAACACGAAGAAGAAACCGCAACAGGGAAACCAACAGCTACACCGCACGAACAG GTTTGCGTGTGAGAGAGATGCGCGCGCACGTGATGACTTGACAAcagtgtgcgcgcgtgtgctgCGCGTATGCGGCGAGGCGCGTTGCGTGGAGCGAACGCTGGACAAGAGACGAGCCGAACTTCGCGAGGCCGACAGACGACTGACGGACGCGCGGGCGCGTTTCCGCACCGAGCaggtgcgcgcgcgcacacacgggCCGCGGCACAAGGCGGGAAGCAAAAGTGCGTTTGTGTTCCAGGCGGCGTCCCGGCGCAGCGCCACCTGCCTGAAGCAGATCGCACTGCGCCTCAG AGTTCTTCGCGATGAGGAGGCGGAGCTTAGCAGGAGGATGAGGGCGGAGCATCAGCGTCTGAGAGAAGTGAAGGCGGAGCTAAAGGATCGAGAGGCGGAGTCCCAAGCGCTTTGCACGACAATACACATGGCCACGCACAAgtacgcgcgcgcgcacacacacgcgcacacactgaTTTACCGTCCCTTtctggcgtgtgtgtgtgtgtgttcatgcagTAAGAAAGA agtctcaaagggcttcacatgcccacagttggcaaagattgacgacatcccATAA
- the LOC133399628 gene encoding centriolin-like isoform X6 yields MTELMSLKSRDADGRLDDVLSRIAMETQEIQELEQQLTDGQILANELLQKDLEGILDGLPEYLRGLRLKASDLQAENEGHQRHPEDAQSRRRQLDDSARAQRARLTFGDVRPQKTAARQEAPAAPKTEARALKRQKAGPEAELRKSREELNQQFRPRKPGAAASCCYRAMPITQRSSPTSSAARTQEKMVGPQDRPEDRRAGSVATGRTSRGKDASCPSGGAARAHVDPLRHDKNNTKKKPQQGNQQLHRTNRFACERDARARDDLTTVCARVLRVCGEARCVERTLDKRRAELREADRRLTDARARFRTEQVRARTHGPRHKAGSKSAFVFQAASRRSATCLKQIALRLRVLRDEEAELSRRMRAEHQRLREVKAELKDREAESQALCTTIHMATHKLSELTSACQEARACLDWTLTQVALKTTSKDSSSTRKSTKTHKM; encoded by the exons ATGACCGAGCTC ATGAGCTTGAAGTCGAGAGATGCGGACGGTCGCCTTGACGACGTCCTGTCCCGCATCGCCATGGAGACACAAGAGATCCAAGAGCTGGAGCAGCAGCTGACAGACG GGCAGATTTTGGCCAACGAGCTTCTGCAGAAGGACCTGGAGGGAATCCTCGATGGACTTCCGGAATATCTCCGAGGACTTCGACTCAAG GCCAGTGACCTGCAGGCTGAGAATGAAGGACATCAGCGCCACCCGGAGGACGCTCAGAGTCGCCGCAGGCAGCTCGACGACTCCGCCCGCGCGCAG CGAGCGCGTCTGACGTTCGGCGACGTGCGGCCGCAGAAGACGGCCGCCCGGCAGGAGGCGCCGGCGGCGCCGAAGACAGAGGCTCGGGCTCTGAAAAGGCAGAAGGCGGGGCCGGAGGCGGAGCTGAGGAAGTCGAGGGAGGAGCTAAACCAACAGTTCAGACCGCGGAAACCCGGCGctgctgcttcctgttgttATCGCGCGATGCCAATAACGCAGCGAAGCAGCCCCACAAGCAGCGCAGCCCGAACCCAGGAGAAAATGGTCGGACCGCAGGACCGGCCGGAAGACCGGAGAGCAGGAAGCGTCGCGACTGGGAGGACGTCCAGAGGAAAAGACGCTTCTTGTCCGTCGGGGGGCGCCGCACGCGCTCACGTGGACCCGTTGCGACACGACAAAAACAACACGAAGAAGAAACCGCAACAGGGAAACCAACAGCTACACCGCACGAACAG GTTTGCGTGTGAGAGAGATGCGCGCGCACGTGATGACTTGACAAcagtgtgcgcgcgtgtgctgCGCGTATGCGGCGAGGCGCGTTGCGTGGAGCGAACGCTGGACAAGAGACGAGCCGAACTTCGCGAGGCCGACAGACGACTGACGGACGCGCGGGCGCGTTTCCGCACCGAGCaggtgcgcgcgcgcacacacgggCCGCGGCACAAGGCGGGAAGCAAAAGTGCGTTTGTGTTCCAGGCGGCGTCCCGGCGCAGCGCCACCTGCCTGAAGCAGATCGCACTGCGCCTCAG AGTTCTTCGCGATGAGGAGGCGGAGCTTAGCAGGAGGATGAGGGCGGAGCATCAGCGTCTGAGAGAAGTGAAGGCGGAGCTAAAGGATCGAGAGGCGGAGTCCCAAGCGCTTTGCACGACAATACACATGGCCACGCACAA ACTATCTGAGCTCACGTCCGCGTGTCAGGAGGCTCGTGCATGTTTGGATTGGACCCTCACTCag gTGGCGCTAAAAACCACATCCAAAGATTCATCATCAACTCGcaaatcaacaaaaacacacaag ATGTGA
- the LOC133399628 gene encoding centriolin-like isoform X8 — translation MTELMSLKSRDADGRLDDVLSRIAMETQEIQELEQQLTDGQILANELLQKDLEGILDGLPEYLRGLRLKASDLQAENEGHQRHPEDAQSRRRQLDDSARAQRARLTFGDVRPQKTAARQEAPAAPKTEARALKRQKAGPEAELRKSREELNQQFRPRKPGAAASCCYRAMPITQRSSPTSSAARTQEKMVGPQDRPEDRRAGSVATGRTSRGKDASCPSGGAARAHVDPLRHDKNNTKKKPQQGNQQLHRTNRFACERDARARDDLTTVCARVLRVCGEARCVERTLDKRRAELREADRRLTDARARFRTEQVRARTHGPRHKAGSKSAFVFQAASRRSATCLKQIALRLRVLRDEEAELSRRMRAEHQRLREVKAELKDREAESQALCTTIHMATHKLSELTSACQEARACLDWTLTQM, via the exons ATGACCGAGCTC ATGAGCTTGAAGTCGAGAGATGCGGACGGTCGCCTTGACGACGTCCTGTCCCGCATCGCCATGGAGACACAAGAGATCCAAGAGCTGGAGCAGCAGCTGACAGACG GGCAGATTTTGGCCAACGAGCTTCTGCAGAAGGACCTGGAGGGAATCCTCGATGGACTTCCGGAATATCTCCGAGGACTTCGACTCAAG GCCAGTGACCTGCAGGCTGAGAATGAAGGACATCAGCGCCACCCGGAGGACGCTCAGAGTCGCCGCAGGCAGCTCGACGACTCCGCCCGCGCGCAG CGAGCGCGTCTGACGTTCGGCGACGTGCGGCCGCAGAAGACGGCCGCCCGGCAGGAGGCGCCGGCGGCGCCGAAGACAGAGGCTCGGGCTCTGAAAAGGCAGAAGGCGGGGCCGGAGGCGGAGCTGAGGAAGTCGAGGGAGGAGCTAAACCAACAGTTCAGACCGCGGAAACCCGGCGctgctgcttcctgttgttATCGCGCGATGCCAATAACGCAGCGAAGCAGCCCCACAAGCAGCGCAGCCCGAACCCAGGAGAAAATGGTCGGACCGCAGGACCGGCCGGAAGACCGGAGAGCAGGAAGCGTCGCGACTGGGAGGACGTCCAGAGGAAAAGACGCTTCTTGTCCGTCGGGGGGCGCCGCACGCGCTCACGTGGACCCGTTGCGACACGACAAAAACAACACGAAGAAGAAACCGCAACAGGGAAACCAACAGCTACACCGCACGAACAG GTTTGCGTGTGAGAGAGATGCGCGCGCACGTGATGACTTGACAAcagtgtgcgcgcgtgtgctgCGCGTATGCGGCGAGGCGCGTTGCGTGGAGCGAACGCTGGACAAGAGACGAGCCGAACTTCGCGAGGCCGACAGACGACTGACGGACGCGCGGGCGCGTTTCCGCACCGAGCaggtgcgcgcgcgcacacacgggCCGCGGCACAAGGCGGGAAGCAAAAGTGCGTTTGTGTTCCAGGCGGCGTCCCGGCGCAGCGCCACCTGCCTGAAGCAGATCGCACTGCGCCTCAG AGTTCTTCGCGATGAGGAGGCGGAGCTTAGCAGGAGGATGAGGGCGGAGCATCAGCGTCTGAGAGAAGTGAAGGCGGAGCTAAAGGATCGAGAGGCGGAGTCCCAAGCGCTTTGCACGACAATACACATGGCCACGCACAA ACTATCTGAGCTCACGTCCGCGTGTCAGGAGGCTCGTGCATGTTTGGATTGGACCCTCACTCag ATGTGA
- the LOC133399628 gene encoding centriolin-like isoform X2, with protein MSLKSRDADGRLDDVLSRIAMETQEIQELEQQLTDGQILANELLQKDLEGILDGLPEYLRGLRLKASDLQAENEGHQRHPEDAQSRRRQLDDSARAQRARLTFGDVRPQKTAARQEAPAAPKTEARALKRQKAGPEAELRKSREELNQQFRPRKPGAAASCCYRAMPITQRSSPTSSAARTQEKMVGPQDRPEDRRAGSVATGRTSRGKDASCPSGGAARAHVDPLRHDKNNTKKKPQQGNQQLHRTNRFACERDARARDDLTTVCARVLRVCGEARCVERTLDKRRAELREADRRLTDARARFRTEQVRARTHGPRHKAGSKSAFVFQAASRRSATCLKQIALRLRVLRDEEAELSRRMRAEHQRLREVKAELKDREAESQALCTTIHMATHKLSELTSACQEARACLDWTLTQVALKTTSKDSSSTRKSTKTHKVNGNATTHAHTHTHTQLFTNTFEEDSTKA; from the exons ATGAGCTTGAAGTCGAGAGATGCGGACGGTCGCCTTGACGACGTCCTGTCCCGCATCGCCATGGAGACACAAGAGATCCAAGAGCTGGAGCAGCAGCTGACAGACG GGCAGATTTTGGCCAACGAGCTTCTGCAGAAGGACCTGGAGGGAATCCTCGATGGACTTCCGGAATATCTCCGAGGACTTCGACTCAAG GCCAGTGACCTGCAGGCTGAGAATGAAGGACATCAGCGCCACCCGGAGGACGCTCAGAGTCGCCGCAGGCAGCTCGACGACTCCGCCCGCGCGCAG CGAGCGCGTCTGACGTTCGGCGACGTGCGGCCGCAGAAGACGGCCGCCCGGCAGGAGGCGCCGGCGGCGCCGAAGACAGAGGCTCGGGCTCTGAAAAGGCAGAAGGCGGGGCCGGAGGCGGAGCTGAGGAAGTCGAGGGAGGAGCTAAACCAACAGTTCAGACCGCGGAAACCCGGCGctgctgcttcctgttgttATCGCGCGATGCCAATAACGCAGCGAAGCAGCCCCACAAGCAGCGCAGCCCGAACCCAGGAGAAAATGGTCGGACCGCAGGACCGGCCGGAAGACCGGAGAGCAGGAAGCGTCGCGACTGGGAGGACGTCCAGAGGAAAAGACGCTTCTTGTCCGTCGGGGGGCGCCGCACGCGCTCACGTGGACCCGTTGCGACACGACAAAAACAACACGAAGAAGAAACCGCAACAGGGAAACCAACAGCTACACCGCACGAACAG GTTTGCGTGTGAGAGAGATGCGCGCGCACGTGATGACTTGACAAcagtgtgcgcgcgtgtgctgCGCGTATGCGGCGAGGCGCGTTGCGTGGAGCGAACGCTGGACAAGAGACGAGCCGAACTTCGCGAGGCCGACAGACGACTGACGGACGCGCGGGCGCGTTTCCGCACCGAGCaggtgcgcgcgcgcacacacgggCCGCGGCACAAGGCGGGAAGCAAAAGTGCGTTTGTGTTCCAGGCGGCGTCCCGGCGCAGCGCCACCTGCCTGAAGCAGATCGCACTGCGCCTCAG AGTTCTTCGCGATGAGGAGGCGGAGCTTAGCAGGAGGATGAGGGCGGAGCATCAGCGTCTGAGAGAAGTGAAGGCGGAGCTAAAGGATCGAGAGGCGGAGTCCCAAGCGCTTTGCACGACAATACACATGGCCACGCACAA ACTATCTGAGCTCACGTCCGCGTGTCAGGAGGCTCGTGCATGTTTGGATTGGACCCTCACTCag gTGGCGCTAAAAACCACATCCAAAGATTCATCATCAACTCGcaaatcaacaaaaacacacaaggtcaATGGCAACGcaacaacacacgcacacacacacacacacacacagttatttACTAACACTTTTGAAGAAGATTCTACAAAAGCATGA